Proteins from a genomic interval of Synechococcus sp. A15-28:
- the rpaB gene encoding response regulator transcription factor RpaB, whose product MTATAPSKETILVVDDEASIRRILETRLSMIGYNVVTACDSTEALELFENTAPDLVVLDVMMPKLDGYGVCQELRKESDVPIVMLTALGDVADRITGLELGADDYVVKPFSPKELEARIRCVLRRVEKEQVAGIPNSGVIQVSDLRIDTNKRQVFRADERIRLTGMEFSLLELLVSRSGEPFNRGEILKEVWGYTPERHVDTRVVDVHISRLRSKLEDDPANPELILTARGTGYLFQRIIDSVASEGP is encoded by the coding sequence ATGACGGCCACGGCACCCTCCAAGGAAACAATCCTCGTGGTCGATGACGAGGCCTCGATCCGGCGGATTCTTGAAACCCGTCTGTCGATGATCGGGTACAACGTCGTCACAGCCTGCGACAGTACGGAAGCTCTCGAGCTGTTCGAAAACACCGCTCCGGATCTGGTGGTTCTCGACGTGATGATGCCGAAGCTGGATGGCTACGGCGTCTGCCAGGAGCTGCGCAAGGAATCGGATGTGCCGATCGTGATGCTGACGGCCCTCGGCGATGTGGCGGACCGCATCACCGGGCTTGAGCTCGGTGCCGATGACTACGTCGTCAAACCCTTCAGCCCCAAGGAACTGGAAGCGCGCATCCGTTGTGTGCTGCGCCGGGTGGAGAAGGAGCAGGTTGCTGGCATCCCCAACTCAGGGGTGATTCAGGTCTCGGATCTCCGCATCGACACCAACAAGCGACAAGTGTTCCGGGCCGACGAACGGATCCGCCTCACGGGGATGGAGTTCAGCCTGTTGGAACTGCTGGTGAGTCGCTCCGGCGAGCCCTTCAATCGCGGCGAGATCCTCAAGGAAGTCTGGGGCTACACCCCGGAACGTCACGTGGACACCCGCGTGGTGGATGTTCATATCTCGCGGCTTCGTTCCAAACTGGAGGACGATCCCGCGAACCCCGAGCTGATCCTGACGGCTCGCGGCACCGGTTATCTGTTCCAGCGCATCATCGACTCCGTTGCCTCCGAAGGACCCTGA
- the plsX gene encoding phosphate acyltransferase PlsX has translation MPPKDPDSARTPESRSKSSRPRAIRRLVIWYRRNAAVTSLVDTATSSASAAGSVANSMLQPLVFDPLRWLQGNTDDEEINDADRLWVAVDGMGGDHAPGPILEGCLEAIDRLPLKIRFVGETDKVLAEADALGLHQRLERAQAADHLDLVASGPSIGMDDEATAVRRKRDASINLAMDLVKKGQALAVYSAGNSGAMMASAIFRLGRLKGIDRPAIGALFPTKDPGKPVLVLDVGANMDCKPVYLHQFALLGNIYSRDVLQVKQPRIGLLNIGEEECKGNDLALKTHELLRNEARLRFTGNCEGRDVLSGEFDVVVCDGFTGNVLLKFLESVGSVLLGVLRAELPRGRRGKVGSAFLRSNLRRIKKRLDHAEHGGALLLGVNGVAVIGHGSSKALSVVSALRIAHSAASHGVMEDLAALQSGCD, from the coding sequence TTGCCTCCGAAGGACCCTGATTCCGCCCGGACCCCAGAGTCCAGGAGCAAGAGCAGCCGACCCCGGGCGATCCGTCGCCTGGTGATCTGGTATCGGCGTAACGCTGCGGTCACCTCACTGGTGGACACAGCCACCAGCTCCGCCTCAGCAGCGGGGAGCGTGGCCAACTCCATGCTGCAGCCACTGGTCTTCGACCCCCTGCGCTGGCTTCAGGGCAACACAGACGACGAGGAGATCAACGACGCCGACCGGCTCTGGGTTGCGGTGGATGGCATGGGCGGAGACCATGCCCCCGGCCCGATCCTGGAGGGCTGTCTGGAGGCCATCGATCGCCTGCCTCTGAAAATCCGCTTTGTCGGTGAAACCGACAAGGTGCTGGCAGAGGCGGACGCCCTGGGCCTGCATCAGCGACTGGAACGTGCCCAGGCAGCCGATCATCTCGATCTGGTGGCCAGCGGACCGTCCATCGGCATGGACGATGAAGCCACCGCCGTGCGACGCAAACGCGACGCCAGCATCAACCTGGCGATGGATCTGGTGAAAAAGGGTCAGGCCCTGGCCGTTTACTCAGCCGGCAACTCCGGCGCAATGATGGCCTCGGCGATTTTCCGGCTCGGCCGGCTGAAGGGAATCGACCGACCTGCCATCGGTGCCCTGTTCCCCACCAAAGACCCTGGCAAGCCGGTGCTGGTGCTGGATGTGGGCGCCAACATGGATTGCAAACCGGTGTATCTGCACCAGTTCGCCCTGCTGGGCAACATCTACAGCCGGGATGTGCTCCAGGTGAAGCAACCGCGGATCGGGCTTCTGAACATCGGTGAGGAGGAGTGCAAGGGCAACGATCTGGCCCTCAAAACCCATGAGCTGCTGCGTAATGAGGCTCGCCTGCGCTTCACCGGCAACTGTGAGGGCAGAGATGTGCTCTCCGGTGAATTCGATGTCGTCGTCTGCGACGGTTTCACCGGCAACGTCCTGCTGAAATTCCTGGAATCAGTGGGCAGCGTGCTGTTGGGGGTGCTGCGGGCCGAATTGCCCCGTGGCCGGAGGGGCAAGGTGGGATCAGCCTTCCTGCGCAGCAACCTGCGCCGGATCAAGAAACGGCTGGACCACGCCGAACATGGCGGTGCACTGCTGCTGGGGGTCAACGGCGTGGCGGTAATCGGCCATGGCAGCAGCAAGGCCCTATCGGTGGTGAGTGCCCTGCGCATCGCCCATTCCGCCGCCAGCCATGGCGTGATGGAGGACCTTGCCGCGCTGCAGAGCGGCTGTGATTGA
- a CDS encoding beta-ketoacyl-ACP synthase III, with translation MVEQFHRTGGVVFRGSGSATPQRSISNTELGQRVETSDDWIRSRTGIAARRVIGADESLSELNARAAERALAMAGWSAETLDLILLATSTPDDLFGSAPRLQARIGAVNAAAFDLTAACSGFLFAVVTAAQYLRSGAMQRILVVGADQLSRWVDWDDRRSCVLFGDAAGAVVMEASKEQDDLQGFLLRSDGGRGAVLQLPQSSERAPLVGDASHQRGGFEPIQMNGQEVYKFAVREVPAILETLLQKTETHPDSLDWLLLHQANQRILDAVAERFSIPNEKVLSNLAHYGNTSAATIPLMLDEAVRDGRIQAGHRIASSGFGAGLSWGAALLHWSGPA, from the coding sequence TTGGTCGAGCAGTTCCACAGGACCGGCGGTGTGGTGTTCCGAGGCAGTGGCAGCGCCACCCCTCAGCGCTCCATCAGCAACACCGAGCTGGGGCAACGGGTGGAAACCAGCGATGACTGGATCCGCAGTCGCACAGGAATCGCAGCCCGACGGGTCATCGGGGCGGACGAAAGTCTGAGCGAACTCAACGCACGAGCGGCGGAACGCGCTCTGGCCATGGCGGGATGGTCGGCGGAGACCCTGGATCTGATCCTGCTGGCCACCTCCACACCCGACGATCTGTTCGGCTCTGCACCGCGGCTGCAGGCCCGCATCGGGGCCGTCAACGCAGCAGCCTTCGATCTCACCGCCGCCTGCAGCGGTTTTCTGTTCGCTGTCGTCACCGCAGCCCAGTACCTGCGCAGTGGGGCGATGCAACGGATCCTGGTGGTGGGGGCCGACCAGCTCAGCCGCTGGGTCGACTGGGACGACCGTCGGTCCTGCGTGCTGTTCGGAGATGCCGCCGGCGCCGTGGTGATGGAAGCCTCGAAGGAGCAGGACGACCTCCAGGGGTTCCTGCTGCGCTCCGATGGAGGCCGTGGTGCGGTGTTGCAGCTGCCCCAGAGCAGCGAACGAGCTCCTCTGGTGGGCGATGCCAGCCATCAAAGGGGCGGCTTTGAGCCAATTCAGATGAACGGCCAGGAGGTCTACAAGTTCGCTGTGCGCGAGGTGCCGGCGATCCTGGAGACGCTGCTCCAGAAAACAGAGACCCACCCGGATTCCCTCGACTGGCTGTTGTTGCACCAGGCCAACCAACGCATCCTCGATGCCGTGGCGGAGCGCTTCTCGATTCCGAACGAGAAAGTCCTGAGCAACCTGGCCCACTACGGCAACACCTCAGCCGCCACCATCCCTCTGATGCTGGATGAAGCGGTGCGGGATGGACGCATCCAAGCGGGACATCGCATCGCCAGCAGCGGCTTCGGTGCGGGACTGAGCTGGGGTGCAGCCCTGCTGCACTGGAGCGGGCCCGCGTAA
- the fabD gene encoding ACP S-malonyltransferase translates to MAIAWVFPGQGSQKVGMADPVLSLNGASQRFAMASELLGRDLLAICQGNSGGGSGPDDLNDTRNTQPALFVVESLLVDNLIEQGRDAALVAGHSLGELVALYAAGVFDLETGLKLMQTRSELMAAAGGGAMTAVIGFDRSQLEALVNDTEGVSIANDNSDAQVVISGQPDAVQTVSTNLKCKRAIPLAVSGAFHSPFMAEAAEAFASTLDGVSFQDARIPVLSNSDPTGCTEAASLKQRLKQQMTTGVRWRETMASMAEGGIDTLVEIGPGNVLSGLAKRSMTGVTTAQIASSGDLGQ, encoded by the coding sequence ATGGCGATCGCCTGGGTTTTTCCCGGCCAGGGCTCACAGAAAGTGGGCATGGCGGATCCCGTGCTCAGCCTCAACGGCGCCAGCCAGCGCTTCGCCATGGCGTCCGAATTGCTGGGCCGTGACCTCCTGGCGATCTGCCAGGGCAACAGCGGCGGCGGCAGCGGCCCCGACGACCTCAACGACACCCGCAACACCCAACCGGCCCTGTTTGTGGTGGAGTCCCTGCTGGTGGACAACCTGATCGAACAGGGGCGCGACGCCGCCCTGGTGGCTGGCCACAGCCTTGGGGAACTGGTGGCTCTCTATGCCGCTGGTGTGTTTGATCTGGAGACGGGGCTCAAGCTGATGCAGACCCGATCCGAGCTGATGGCGGCCGCCGGTGGCGGCGCGATGACCGCCGTGATCGGCTTCGACCGCAGCCAGCTCGAAGCGCTGGTGAACGACACCGAAGGGGTGAGCATCGCCAACGACAACAGCGACGCCCAGGTGGTGATCTCGGGGCAGCCTGATGCGGTGCAGACCGTGAGCACCAACCTCAAGTGCAAACGCGCCATCCCTCTGGCGGTGTCCGGGGCCTTTCACTCCCCCTTCATGGCCGAGGCGGCTGAAGCCTTCGCCAGCACGCTGGATGGCGTCAGCTTCCAGGATGCTCGGATCCCGGTGCTGAGCAACAGCGATCCCACCGGCTGCACCGAGGCAGCCAGCCTCAAGCAACGGTTGAAACAACAGATGACCACCGGCGTCCGCTGGCGGGAGACCATGGCCTCCATGGCGGAAGGTGGCATCGACACCTTGGTGGAGATCGGGCCGGGGAACGTGCTCAGCGGCCTGGCCAAACGCAGCATGACCGGCGTGACCACGGCACAGATCGCCAGTTCGGGCGATCTCGGCCAGTGA
- a CDS encoding lysophospholipid acyltransferase family protein — MSSAPLALAPKPSLAYRLVSGLLVFPLFRGLFRGSTRGLQHVPKQGALVVVSNHGSHLDPPLLGHALGRPVAFMAKAELFAVPLLGAVIRACGAYPVRRGASDREAIRTATARLMEGWATGVFLDGTRQPDGRVNAPQPGAALLAARSGAPLLPVAILNSHRALGTGQVLPRLVPLQLRVGEPVPAPASRRRADLDATTALLQERINALLEQDPQYP; from the coding sequence GTGAGCAGCGCACCACTGGCTCTAGCTCCAAAACCCAGCCTCGCTTACCGCCTGGTGAGTGGGTTGCTGGTGTTTCCACTCTTCCGGGGACTGTTTCGGGGCTCCACCCGCGGCCTGCAGCACGTGCCGAAGCAGGGGGCATTGGTGGTGGTGTCCAACCACGGCTCCCATTTGGATCCCCCGCTGCTCGGTCACGCCCTGGGGCGGCCGGTGGCGTTCATGGCCAAGGCGGAACTGTTCGCCGTACCGCTGCTGGGGGCTGTGATCCGCGCCTGTGGCGCCTATCCGGTCCGTCGGGGTGCCAGTGACCGAGAAGCCATCCGCACGGCCACAGCACGCTTGATGGAGGGTTGGGCTACGGGGGTGTTTCTGGATGGCACCCGCCAGCCGGACGGTCGCGTCAATGCTCCACAACCTGGAGCCGCGCTGCTGGCTGCCCGCAGCGGAGCACCTCTGCTGCCGGTGGCGATCCTCAACAGCCATCGCGCCCTTGGAACCGGCCAGGTTCTGCCCCGGTTGGTTCCTCTTCAACTGCGGGTGGGTGAGCCCGTGCCGGCTCCGGCGAGTCGCCGTCGCGCCGACCTCGATGCCACCACAGCCCTTCTTCAGGAGCGGATCAACGCTCTGTTGGAGCAGGATCCGCAGTATCCCTGA
- a CDS encoding YdcF family protein, producing the protein MAGIRAGVLLSAGLLTWLVAQGPLAPYRRALLDTTPPELVLVLGGDVDRERVGARLARQLDLPLLVSGGSNPEYASWLVQEEGLTTDQVQLDYRARDTLSNFTSVVDDLASQGVRHVVVVTSADHLQRSLAVGQVVAGSRGIQITGVPVACEPNCRDEGAVRRWRDWLRAVGWVVTGRDLRDTADPAPTER; encoded by the coding sequence ATGGCCGGGATCCGGGCGGGTGTTCTGCTCAGCGCAGGATTGCTGACGTGGCTGGTGGCTCAAGGGCCCCTGGCGCCCTACCGCCGGGCTTTGCTGGACACCACACCGCCTGAGCTGGTGCTGGTGTTGGGAGGAGATGTCGATCGCGAACGGGTGGGGGCGCGGCTGGCACGGCAACTGGATCTGCCATTGCTGGTGAGTGGCGGCAGCAATCCTGAATACGCCAGCTGGTTGGTTCAGGAGGAAGGGCTGACGACCGATCAAGTGCAGCTGGATTACAGGGCCCGCGACACCTTGAGCAATTTCACGTCCGTCGTGGATGACCTGGCGTCCCAGGGCGTCCGCCATGTTGTCGTCGTGACGAGCGCCGATCATCTGCAACGCTCCCTTGCTGTGGGCCAGGTGGTGGCCGGCAGCCGTGGCATTCAGATCACGGGCGTGCCGGTGGCGTGTGAACCAAATTGCCGTGACGAGGGTGCCGTCAGGCGTTGGAGAGACTGGCTACGTGCCGTGGGCTGGGTGGTGACCGGCCGGGACCTCAGGGATACTGCGGATCCTGCTCCAACAGAGCGTTGA
- the tsaB gene encoding tRNA (adenosine(37)-N6)-threonylcarbamoyltransferase complex dimerization subunit type 1 TsaB — MTDSPLLLALHSCTERFGVAVQDPLVDQGRPRVMGFDDGRGLSNSLIERVASLVPHGRWREFKGLAVATGPGGFTGTRLSVVMARTLAQQLGCPLLGVSSFALMAQRLATDEQPFWITKPLLRRGVVAGQYRVRDAVVEELQAPRLLEADQQVSPAVEAEVDVDVDVAALLGRLQRSLQRDESLPWQPVLPIYPTSPVGPV, encoded by the coding sequence ATGACTGATTCCCCTCTGCTGCTGGCGCTGCACAGCTGCACCGAACGTTTCGGCGTGGCAGTTCAGGATCCCCTGGTCGACCAGGGCCGCCCGCGGGTGATGGGGTTCGATGACGGTCGAGGCCTTTCCAACAGCCTGATTGAGCGGGTCGCGAGCCTGGTGCCCCATGGCCGCTGGCGTGAGTTCAAAGGACTGGCTGTGGCCACCGGACCAGGGGGATTCACCGGCACGCGCCTTTCGGTAGTGATGGCACGCACCCTGGCCCAGCAGCTTGGCTGTCCATTGCTGGGTGTGAGCAGCTTCGCCCTGATGGCCCAGCGTCTGGCGACCGATGAGCAGCCGTTCTGGATCACCAAGCCGCTGCTTCGCCGGGGGGTGGTCGCCGGGCAGTACCGCGTGAGGGACGCTGTGGTGGAGGAGCTGCAGGCTCCGCGTTTACTGGAGGCGGATCAGCAGGTGAGTCCTGCCGTCGAGGCAGAGGTGGATGTGGACGTCGACGTGGCGGCGTTGCTGGGGCGCCTCCAGCGGTCCCTTCAGCGGGATGAGTCGCTCCCCTGGCAACCCGTCCTCCCCATCTACCCGACCTCTCCGGTGGGGCCGGTCTGA
- a CDS encoding Ycf34 family protein gives MCICVDCRWVDRCQAYHAVERQHGVDHLSEVPDFEPRSPRIHVSVMDLPGGGAGIEWDVRACSSFASDPGRWSRLRPGEAVPQ, from the coding sequence ATGTGCATCTGTGTGGATTGCCGCTGGGTCGACCGCTGCCAGGCCTATCACGCAGTTGAGCGTCAGCATGGGGTGGATCACCTCAGCGAGGTTCCGGATTTTGAGCCCCGCTCCCCGAGAATTCATGTCTCCGTCATGGATCTGCCCGGTGGTGGTGCGGGCATTGAATGGGATGTTCGGGCCTGCTCCAGCTTTGCGTCCGACCCCGGACGCTGGAGCCGACTGCGCCCTGGAGAAGCCGTCCCGCAGTGA
- a CDS encoding CCA tRNA nucleotidyltransferase translates to MPSEPAADSILERLAPQRWPLPLDRLPKETALVGGAVRDALLDRLKPQPDLDLVVPSGALALTRSLAKGLGGRCVVLDEERDMARLVLGEWTVDIARRDGPTLEADLERRDYRLNAIALPLHRPEQLIDPTGGLEDLQQRRLTAVRESNLTDDPLRLLRGLRLMAEIPLTLDSITADWMERHRQQLVRAAPERILAELQKLVAGPLADQALVQLTRLKLVEPWSAGQPLPTAHHAAQLTADERERALPLARLTALISDQGLEQLKASRALRQRCRRLRQWQHQLPPDPATLAEAQRVQLHLDLDRDLPALALQLDPTRQSSWLQRWRDPKDPLFHPATPVDGSTLQREFNLAPGPGIGALLMHLRQERAFGRLIGRDDALEEAHRWIKRNRDAL, encoded by the coding sequence ATGCCCTCCGAACCTGCGGCTGACTCCATTTTGGAGCGCCTGGCACCCCAGCGCTGGCCCCTGCCGCTGGATCGACTCCCAAAGGAGACAGCCCTGGTGGGGGGAGCTGTTCGTGATGCATTGCTGGATCGACTCAAGCCACAACCCGATCTCGATCTTGTGGTCCCAAGCGGTGCCCTCGCCCTGACGCGAAGCCTGGCCAAGGGCCTCGGAGGCAGATGCGTGGTGCTGGACGAGGAGCGGGATATGGCTCGCCTGGTGCTGGGGGAATGGACCGTGGACATCGCCCGGCGGGATGGCCCGACCCTCGAGGCGGATCTGGAACGACGGGACTACCGCCTCAACGCCATCGCCCTGCCGTTGCACAGGCCTGAGCAACTGATCGATCCCACCGGCGGTCTGGAGGACCTGCAACAGCGACGGCTGACGGCCGTGCGCGAATCCAACCTCACCGACGATCCGCTGCGGCTGTTGCGGGGCCTGCGGTTGATGGCTGAGATCCCCCTCACCCTCGACTCCATCACCGCCGACTGGATGGAGCGCCACCGGCAACAACTGGTCCGTGCCGCACCGGAACGGATCCTGGCGGAACTGCAGAAACTGGTGGCAGGTCCGCTGGCCGATCAGGCCCTTGTGCAGCTCACTCGGCTCAAGCTGGTCGAACCCTGGTCAGCGGGTCAGCCCCTGCCGACGGCGCACCACGCAGCTCAGCTCACAGCCGACGAACGGGAGCGGGCCTTGCCCCTGGCCCGCCTGACCGCCCTCATCAGTGACCAGGGGCTGGAGCAGCTGAAGGCCAGTCGAGCCCTGCGCCAGCGGTGCCGGCGACTGCGCCAGTGGCAGCACCAGCTGCCGCCGGATCCCGCAACGCTTGCCGAAGCGCAGCGGGTGCAACTGCATCTGGATCTCGATCGGGATCTACCCGCACTGGCCCTTCAGCTCGACCCAACCCGTCAGAGCAGCTGGCTGCAGCGCTGGCGCGACCCTAAGGACCCGCTGTTCCATCCGGCCACCCCTGTGGATGGATCCACGCTGCAGCGCGAATTCAACCTCGCTCCAGGCCCCGGGATCGGGGCACTGCTGATGCATCTGCGTCAGGAAAGGGCTTTTGGACGCCTGATTGGCCGCGACGATGCACTCGAGGAAGCGCACCGTTGGATCAAACGAAATCGGGACGCACTGTGA
- a CDS encoding RNA-binding protein, with the protein MSIRLYIGNLPQTFDEQELAALLKSVGEGIRFKSVLDRETGASRGFGFANVDDEKVADAVIEQLNGKEFGGSALRVERSERRENGGGNRRGPNGGGNGQPQVARKAVNKVVHSDAPGEGAPDPRWAGELSKLKDLLANQKTAV; encoded by the coding sequence ATGAGCATCCGCCTGTACATCGGCAACCTGCCGCAGACCTTTGACGAACAGGAGCTGGCTGCTCTGCTTAAGAGTGTTGGAGAGGGAATCCGGTTCAAGTCAGTTCTCGACCGCGAAACCGGCGCATCACGCGGTTTCGGCTTCGCCAATGTCGACGACGAAAAAGTGGCCGATGCTGTGATCGAACAGCTGAACGGCAAGGAGTTCGGCGGCAGCGCCCTTCGCGTCGAGCGCTCTGAGCGCCGTGAGAACGGCGGTGGTAATCGCCGTGGCCCCAACGGTGGCGGCAATGGTCAGCCCCAGGTGGCACGCAAGGCCGTCAACAAGGTCGTGCACAGTGACGCCCCTGGAGAGGGTGCTCCTGACCCCCGTTGGGCCGGCGAGTTGTCCAAACTGAAGGATCTTCTTGCCAACCAGAAAACAGCTGTCTGA
- a CDS encoding phytoene synthase yields MPLAAPDLDAAFEACRRETAEWAKTFYLGTLLLPQEKRRAIWAIYVWCRRTDELMDSPEAQARPVEELAERLDRWEDKTRALFKGTIEDDLDAVMVHTLERFPQDIQPYLDMIEGQRMDLTWTRYPRFEDLKLYCYRVAGTVGLMTQGVMGVDGAYTSAPWSDRPDTSDAAVALGIANQLTNILRDVGEDRGRGRIYLPLEDLERFGYSEEDLMAGRLNSAWSELMQFQLQRARDWFARSEAGVRWLSRDARWPVWTSLRLYRGILDAIERVDYDVFNNRAYVGKISKLLDLPRSFVLAQAR; encoded by the coding sequence ATGCCCCTCGCAGCCCCGGATCTCGACGCAGCCTTTGAGGCCTGCCGTCGCGAGACCGCCGAGTGGGCCAAGACCTTTTACCTGGGGACGCTTCTGCTGCCCCAGGAGAAGCGTCGTGCCATCTGGGCCATCTATGTCTGGTGCCGCCGCACCGACGAGCTGATGGACAGCCCTGAGGCCCAAGCCAGACCCGTTGAGGAACTGGCAGAGCGTCTGGATCGCTGGGAGGACAAAACGCGAGCGCTGTTCAAGGGCACGATCGAGGATGATCTCGACGCCGTGATGGTGCACACCCTCGAGCGCTTTCCCCAGGACATTCAGCCCTACCTCGATATGATTGAGGGGCAGAGGATGGATCTGACCTGGACGCGTTATCCACGCTTCGAGGATCTCAAGCTGTACTGCTATCGGGTTGCTGGAACCGTCGGCCTGATGACCCAGGGGGTGATGGGGGTTGATGGTGCCTATACCTCAGCCCCATGGAGTGACCGGCCGGACACCTCCGATGCGGCGGTGGCTCTCGGCATCGCCAATCAGCTCACCAACATCCTTCGCGATGTGGGAGAAGACCGAGGCCGGGGACGCATTTATCTGCCGCTCGAGGATCTCGAGCGCTTCGGTTACTCGGAAGAGGATCTGATGGCCGGACGGCTCAACAGCGCCTGGTCTGAGCTGATGCAATTCCAACTGCAGCGGGCCAGGGACTGGTTCGCGCGATCAGAAGCGGGTGTGCGCTGGCTCTCCCGCGACGCGCGCTGGCCTGTATGGACGTCGCTTCGGCTGTACAGAGGCATCCTCGATGCCATTGAACGGGTTGATTACGACGTGTTCAACAACCGTGCCTATGTGGGCAAGATCAGCAAGCTGCTGGATCTGCCGCGCTCTTTCGTTCTGGCCCAGGCACGCTGA
- the pds gene encoding 15-cis-phytoene desaturase has translation MRVAIAGAGLAGLSCAKYLADAGHTPIVVEARDVLGGKVAAWKDEDGDWYETGLHIFFGAYPNMLQLFKELNIEDRLQWKSHSMIFNQQDEPGTYSRFDFPDLPAPVNGVAAILGNNDMLSWPEKISFGLGLVPAMLRGQGYVEECDKYSWTEWLRVHNIPERVNDEVFLAMSKALNFIDPDEISATVVLTALNRFLQEKNGSKMAFLDGAPPERLCQPVVEYVESLGGEVHLDSPLREIKLNDDGSVAAFHIGGVKGKDSFDLTADAYVSALPVDPFKLLLPEPWKQMPVFKKLDGLRGVPVINLHLWFDRKLTDIDHLLFSRSPLLSVYADMSITCKEYEDPDKSMLELVFAPAKDWIGRPDEEIIEATMGELQKLFPMHFGGDNPATLLKYKVVKTPLSVYKTTPGCQQLRPDQTTPIKNFFLAGDYTMQRYLASMEGAVLSGKLCAGAVDRKQDQLASSTSVSEPVAA, from the coding sequence ATGCGCGTCGCTATTGCCGGAGCCGGTCTTGCGGGTCTGTCCTGCGCCAAGTACCTGGCTGATGCAGGCCATACCCCCATCGTGGTGGAAGCCCGTGACGTGCTCGGCGGCAAGGTGGCGGCCTGGAAGGACGAGGACGGTGACTGGTACGAGACCGGCCTGCACATCTTCTTCGGCGCCTACCCGAACATGCTGCAGCTGTTCAAGGAGCTGAACATCGAAGACCGGCTGCAGTGGAAGAGCCATTCGATGATCTTCAACCAGCAGGACGAACCTGGCACCTACAGCCGTTTCGACTTCCCCGATCTGCCGGCACCCGTGAATGGTGTTGCCGCGATCCTGGGCAACAACGACATGCTGAGCTGGCCTGAGAAGATCAGTTTCGGCCTGGGACTGGTCCCCGCCATGCTCCGGGGCCAGGGCTACGTCGAAGAGTGCGACAAGTATTCCTGGACCGAGTGGCTGCGGGTCCACAACATTCCCGAACGGGTCAACGATGAAGTGTTCTTGGCGATGAGCAAGGCTCTGAACTTCATCGATCCTGATGAAATTTCAGCCACGGTGGTGCTGACCGCTCTGAACCGTTTCCTGCAGGAGAAGAACGGCTCCAAGATGGCCTTCCTCGATGGTGCACCGCCGGAACGTCTGTGTCAGCCGGTGGTTGAGTACGTCGAGAGTCTTGGCGGAGAGGTGCATCTCGACAGTCCGCTGCGGGAGATCAAGCTCAATGACGACGGCTCAGTGGCCGCCTTCCACATCGGTGGTGTGAAGGGCAAGGACAGCTTTGACCTCACCGCCGATGCCTACGTGAGTGCGCTGCCTGTGGATCCGTTCAAGCTGTTGTTGCCGGAGCCCTGGAAGCAGATGCCGGTGTTCAAAAAGCTGGACGGGCTGCGCGGTGTTCCCGTGATCAACCTCCACCTCTGGTTTGACCGCAAGCTCACCGACATCGACCACCTGTTGTTCAGCCGCTCCCCTCTGCTCAGCGTCTATGCCGACATGAGCATCACCTGCAAGGAGTACGAAGACCCCGACAAGTCGATGCTGGAGCTGGTGTTTGCCCCGGCCAAGGACTGGATCGGCCGGCCGGATGAGGAAATCATCGAAGCCACCATGGGTGAACTCCAAAAGCTCTTCCCGATGCACTTCGGTGGCGACAACCCTGCCACGCTGCTCAAGTACAAGGTCGTGAAGACACCGCTGTCGGTCTACAAGACCACCCCGGGCTGCCAGCAGCTGCGTCCAGACCAGACCACGCCGATCAAGAACTTCTTCCTGGCCGGCGACTACACGATGCAGCGCTACCTGGCTTCCATGGAAGGGGCGGTGCTCAGCGGCAAGCTCTGTGCCGGTGCTGTGGACCGCAAGCAGGATCAGCTGGCATCATCGACCTCTGTCAGCGAGCCGGTCGCGGCCTGA
- a CDS encoding NAD(P)H-quinone oxidoreductase subunit M, with amino-acid sequence MADTLLKCTTRHVRLFTARVENDDLVPSGDELTLDLDPDNEFLWPDAVVTKVQQRFQQLVEAGAGGELSDYSLRRIGTDLEGYIRQLLQAGELSYNPDGRVQNFSMGLPRTPDLL; translated from the coding sequence ATGGCTGACACCCTGCTGAAATGCACCACCCGCCATGTGCGCCTGTTCACGGCTCGGGTGGAGAACGACGATCTTGTTCCTTCCGGGGATGAATTGACCCTGGATCTCGATCCGGACAACGAGTTCCTCTGGCCCGACGCTGTGGTCACCAAGGTGCAACAGCGCTTTCAGCAACTGGTGGAAGCCGGCGCCGGTGGCGAACTCAGTGATTACAGCCTCAGGCGGATCGGAACAGACCTTGAGGGCTACATCCGCCAGCTGCTGCAGGCCGGAGAACTCAGCTACAACCCAGATGGGAGGGTTCAGAACTTCTCCATGGGCCTGCCCCGCACACCAGATCTGCTGTGA